A single window of Clostridia bacterium DNA harbors:
- the htpG gene encoding molecular chaperone HtpG: protein MTRESGNISIHTENIFPIIKKWLYSEKDIFIRELVSNASDAISKLKKLSSIGEAEISNDEKYLIKVAVDKDNKTIKIIDNGIGMTEEEVKKYINQIAFSGAKDFLEKYKDKTDEGQIIGHFGLGFYSAFMVAEKVQIDTKSFQNGASAVKWLSSGGTEFEMDASDRLERGTTITLHMAEDSLEFLDEFKMREILTKYFSFLPYELYIEDKAKEKQDDKEKEEPKPLNDTNPLWLKNPKDCTEEEYKEFYRKVFHDFNDPLFWIHLNMDYPFNLKGILYFPKLKHEFETMEGQIKLFYNQVFVADNIKEVIPEFLMLLKGALDCPDLPLNVSRSFLQNDGYVSKISSHITKKVADKLTNLFENERDNYNKYWDDINPFVKYGCLREEKFFDRVKDIVVYKTTNGEIVTLKDYLERNKSKHENKVFYVTDEKQQAQYIKLFREHEMEAILLSSMIDSHFISFLESKESSVKFSRIDSDLSDNLKESEENGDAAEKESLEKLFKEALGNDNLKVQVEGLKAASIPGMILLSEQSRRMQEMSRMFGGMDMSHMFPKEETLVLNRNNSLIKSLITLKEAEDRKEDVKLICEQVHDLAMMSHKQLDADAMTKFIERSNRLLEKLAQ, encoded by the coding sequence ATGACTCGCGAAAGCGGCAATATTTCCATTCATACAGAGAATATATTCCCTATAATCAAAAAATGGCTGTATTCAGAGAAAGATATTTTTATCCGTGAACTGGTTTCCAATGCCAGTGACGCCATAAGTAAGCTAAAAAAACTTTCATCTATCGGTGAAGCCGAGATCAGCAATGATGAAAAATATCTTATAAAGGTAGCAGTCGATAAAGATAACAAGACCATCAAAATTATAGATAATGGTATTGGTATGACTGAGGAGGAAGTTAAGAAATATATCAATCAAATTGCCTTCTCAGGGGCAAAGGACTTTTTGGAAAAGTATAAGGATAAAACTGATGAGGGGCAGATTATAGGACATTTTGGGCTAGGGTTCTATTCAGCTTTCATGGTGGCTGAGAAGGTTCAGATTGACACTAAGTCCTTCCAAAATGGGGCAAGTGCAGTAAAATGGCTTAGTTCCGGGGGGACTGAATTTGAGATGGATGCATCTGACAGGCTTGAGAGAGGAACAACCATTACTCTTCATATGGCTGAAGACAGTCTTGAATTCCTGGATGAATTCAAGATGAGAGAAATATTGACCAAGTATTTTTCATTCCTTCCATATGAGCTCTATATTGAAGATAAAGCTAAAGAAAAACAAGACGATAAAGAAAAGGAAGAACCAAAACCTTTAAACGACACAAATCCTTTATGGTTGAAAAACCCCAAGGATTGTACCGAGGAAGAGTACAAAGAGTTTTATAGAAAGGTATTTCACGATTTTAACGATCCTTTGTTCTGGATACATCTGAATATGGACTATCCTTTCAATCTCAAGGGAATTTTATATTTTCCAAAGCTGAAGCATGAGTTTGAAACAATGGAAGGCCAGATTAAGCTCTTCTATAATCAGGTTTTTGTAGCAGACAATATTAAAGAGGTAATACCCGAATTCCTTATGCTGCTGAAGGGTGCATTGGATTGTCCTGACCTTCCGTTGAATGTATCAAGAAGCTTCCTGCAAAATGACGGATATGTATCAAAGATTTCTTCTCACATAACAAAGAAGGTTGCAGATAAGCTTACCAATCTTTTTGAGAATGAAAGAGATAACTACAATAAATACTGGGATGATATAAATCCATTTGTCAAATACGGGTGCTTAAGAGAAGAAAAATTCTTTGACAGGGTTAAGGATATAGTAGTTTACAAAACAACAAACGGTGAGATTGTTACTTTAAAAGATTACCTTGAACGTAACAAATCCAAGCACGAAAATAAGGTGTTCTACGTAACTGATGAAAAGCAGCAGGCACAGTATATAAAGCTGTTTAGGGAGCACGAAATGGAAGCAATCTTACTGTCATCAATGATAGACAGCCACTTTATCAGTTTCCTTGAGTCGAAGGAAAGTAGTGTTAAATTCAGCCGCATTGATTCGGATTTGTCTGATAATCTTAAAGAATCAGAAGAAAATGGTGATGCAGCTGAAAAGGAGAGCCTTGAAAAACTGTTCAAGGAGGCACTTGGAAATGATAATCTAAAAGTACAGGTAGAAGGACTGAAAGCAGCTTCTATTCCAGGTATGATTCTTTTATCCGAACAATCAAGAAGAATGCAGGAAATGAGCAGAATGTTCGGTGGAATGGATATGAGCCATATGTTCCCTAAGGAAGAAACCCTTGTACTAAATAGAAACAACAGCCTGATAAAATCATTGATTACACTTAAGGAAGCGGAAGACAGGAAGGAAGATGTGAAGCTTATTTGCGAACAGGTTCATGATCTTGCGATGATGAGCCATAAGCAGTTGGATGCGGATGCTATGACAAAATTTATTGAAAGAAGCAACAGGCTATTGGAAAAACTCGCACAGTAA
- a CDS encoding AMP-binding protein, whose product MLLEKYVSRVDYDSYEDFVKNFEIKVPENFNFAFDVVDEIALKTPDKVAIVWCDEKGNEATFTFGQLKHYSDKAANFFKKAGIKKGDPVMLILKRRYEFWFCILALHKLGAVTIPATHMLTQKDIAYRNNAADIKMIVSVADPEVIGHIEDSIEKSPSLKVKALVGGSKDGWFDFSKELEAASDNFSRPQGDEATKNDDMMLLYFTSGTTGMPKMVQHNFSYPLGHILTAKYWQNVKDDGLHLTVADTGWAKAVWGKIYGQWLSGCAVFVYDHSKFVPKEMLSVIAKHGVTSFCAPPTIYRFFIKEDLTKYDLSKLKYCAVAGEPLNPEVYSQFLKATGLKLMEGYGQTECTVALGTFPWMEPKPGSMGKPSPGYAIDLVDENGNSCDAGEEGQIVIRTSERMPVGIFGGYYRDEKLTSKVWHDGIYYTGDMAWRDEDGYYWFVGRADDVIKSSGYRIGPFEVESALLEHPAVLECAITAVPDPDRGQIVKATVVLAKNYTASDELKTELQEHVKRVTAPYKYPRIIEFVTELPKTISGKIRRVEIREHDKK is encoded by the coding sequence ATGTTACTGGAAAAATACGTATCACGCGTAGACTATGATTCATATGAAGACTTTGTAAAAAATTTTGAAATAAAGGTTCCCGAAAATTTCAATTTTGCTTTTGATGTAGTTGATGAAATAGCATTAAAAACACCTGATAAGGTTGCAATTGTCTGGTGCGACGAAAAGGGTAATGAAGCTACATTTACATTTGGACAGTTAAAGCATTACAGCGACAAGGCTGCCAACTTTTTCAAGAAAGCGGGTATCAAAAAAGGTGATCCCGTAATGTTGATTCTTAAAAGGCGCTATGAGTTCTGGTTCTGTATACTTGCCCTTCATAAGCTCGGAGCAGTAACTATCCCTGCTACACATATGCTTACACAAAAGGATATAGCATACAGAAATAATGCAGCAGATATTAAGATGATTGTATCAGTAGCAGATCCGGAAGTTATTGGACATATAGAAGACTCAATTGAAAAATCGCCGTCACTAAAAGTAAAAGCTCTTGTCGGCGGAAGCAAGGACGGCTGGTTCGATTTTAGCAAGGAGCTTGAAGCCGCATCTGATAATTTCTCAAGACCTCAGGGGGATGAAGCGACAAAGAATGATGATATGATGCTGCTTTACTTTACTTCAGGCACTACAGGAATGCCAAAAATGGTTCAGCATAATTTCTCATATCCTTTAGGACATATTCTCACAGCTAAATACTGGCAGAATGTCAAGGATGATGGATTGCACCTTACCGTAGCTGATACGGGCTGGGCAAAAGCAGTATGGGGAAAAATATACGGGCAGTGGCTTTCCGGTTGCGCTGTGTTTGTATATGACCACAGCAAATTTGTACCTAAAGAAATGCTGAGTGTGATAGCAAAGCATGGTGTCACTTCTTTCTGTGCTCCGCCTACAATATATAGATTCTTTATCAAAGAGGACCTGACCAAGTATGATTTAAGCAAGCTCAAATACTGCGCTGTCGCCGGGGAACCGCTAAATCCCGAAGTATATAGTCAGTTTCTTAAGGCTACAGGTCTTAAACTAATGGAAGGTTATGGACAAACCGAGTGTACAGTTGCACTGGGTACTTTCCCATGGATGGAGCCAAAACCAGGTTCTATGGGTAAACCATCGCCAGGTTATGCAATAGACCTGGTTGATGAAAACGGTAACTCATGCGACGCAGGTGAGGAAGGACAAATAGTAATCAGAACATCAGAAAGAATGCCTGTTGGTATATTTGGGGGCTACTACAGGGATGAAAAGCTTACAAGTAAGGTGTGGCATGACGGCATATACTATACAGGAGACATGGCATGGCGTGATGAAGATGGTTATTATTGGTTCGTAGGAAGAGCGGACGATGTTATCAAGAGCTCAGGCTACAGAATAGGGCCTTTTGAAGTTGAAAGCGCGTTACTTGAGCATCCTGCAGTATTAGAATGTGCAATCACTGCAGTTCCTGATCCGGACAGAGGCCAGATTGTAAAAGCAACAGTTGTATTGGCTAAAAATTATACAGCCAGCGATGAACTGAAGACCGAGCTGCAGGAACATGTAAAAAGAGTAACGGCTCCATATAAATACCCAAGAATAATAGAATTCGTAACAGAATTACCAAAAACCATAAGCGGAAAAATCCGCAGAGTAGAAATAAGAGAACACGACAAAAAGTAA
- a CDS encoding XRE family transcriptional regulator, whose amino-acid sequence MSDQIKLIAARIKELREISNMSLESLAQEFNISKETYQDYESGNVDIPVSFLYEVANKFNVELTAILTGEGPKLHTYSLVRKGKGVSVERSQQYIYQSLAYNFIHKKAEPFLVTVDPNPESEAVHYNTHPGQEFNYVLEGILKVVINGHEIVLNEGDSLFFDSSAKHGMKALDGKQAKFLAIIF is encoded by the coding sequence ATGTCAGATCAAATCAAGCTGATAGCTGCGAGAATCAAAGAGCTTCGTGAAATTTCCAACATGTCACTTGAGAGCTTGGCACAGGAGTTTAATATCTCTAAGGAAACCTATCAGGATTATGAAAGCGGAAATGTAGATATACCTGTCAGTTTCCTATATGAAGTTGCCAATAAGTTTAATGTAGAACTCACAGCTATCCTGACCGGAGAAGGACCAAAGCTTCATACATATTCCCTTGTCAGAAAAGGAAAAGGTGTAAGTGTCGAAAGAAGTCAGCAGTATATATACCAAAGTCTGGCTTATAACTTTATTCATAAAAAGGCTGAACCATTTTTGGTAACCGTTGATCCAAATCCCGAAAGCGAGGCTGTTCATTATAATACTCATCCGGGTCAGGAATTCAACTATGTATTGGAAGGAATTCTGAAGGTTGTTATTAATGGTCATGAAATAGTACTGAATGAAGGCGATTCTTTATTCTTTGATTCTTCAGCGAAGCACGGAATGAAGGCATTGGACGGAAAACAAGCCAAGTTCCTGGCAATAATATTCTAA
- a CDS encoding methyl-accepting chemotaxis protein, translated as MSIAQRIYLRIFAFIVLFVVGNILSSRFGVPIVVVSIAFAIIVAVMGIMEARHILTPIKKIIQILDNTSSFNLTHDSTYNKIKSRKDETGAIAKSVSSMRGSLRDIIELLVQSSNSIANNAVTVEEMTEQLKQRIEETAITTEQLSSSMEETAATAQEINATAQEIETAVNSIATRAGDGALEAKDIMERAVKLKEEAVDASKNADNIYTTMKQQLQSAIEQSQEVSKVEMLAQAILQITGQTNLLALNAAIEAARAGEAGKGFAVVAEEIRKLAEQSSKTASTIKNIIKPVTTSVVNLSQSSSELLEFIDKDVNADYQKLIATAEQYANDAEKFNGLMTDFSATAQQLNSSITGVVSAIHEVSATSNQGAEGIAEINRQTDAIEEKINDVKLSTEKNIYSAQKLKELVQKFKL; from the coding sequence GTGTCTATAGCTCAAAGGATTTACCTTAGGATATTTGCTTTTATTGTCTTGTTTGTCGTCGGAAATATACTTAGTTCACGTTTTGGGGTACCAATTGTTGTTGTTTCTATTGCATTTGCGATTATTGTAGCTGTAATGGGTATAATGGAAGCAAGACATATTTTAACTCCTATAAAAAAGATTATTCAGATACTGGATAATACTTCAAGTTTTAATCTTACCCATGACTCTACTTATAACAAAATAAAAAGTAGAAAAGACGAAACAGGCGCTATTGCAAAGTCAGTTTCATCAATGAGAGGTTCCTTGAGGGATATTATTGAACTGCTTGTACAGTCCTCAAACAGCATAGCAAATAACGCTGTTACCGTTGAAGAAATGACCGAACAATTAAAGCAGAGAATAGAAGAAACAGCTATAACAACCGAACAGTTATCATCAAGTATGGAAGAGACGGCTGCAACTGCACAGGAAATAAATGCTACTGCACAGGAAATCGAGACTGCGGTCAATTCAATAGCCACAAGGGCAGGAGATGGGGCACTAGAGGCAAAGGATATAATGGAAAGAGCGGTAAAACTTAAGGAAGAAGCAGTAGATGCAAGTAAAAATGCCGATAATATCTATACTACCATGAAGCAGCAGCTTCAATCTGCTATAGAGCAGTCGCAGGAAGTTTCGAAAGTTGAAATGCTGGCACAGGCAATATTGCAGATTACCGGTCAAACCAACCTCCTTGCACTAAATGCAGCCATTGAGGCAGCGAGAGCCGGGGAAGCGGGAAAAGGGTTTGCAGTGGTCGCTGAAGAAATCAGAAAACTTGCAGAACAATCCTCAAAAACTGCATCAACTATTAAGAATATTATAAAGCCTGTTACAACATCGGTTGTGAATCTGTCGCAAAGTTCAAGTGAATTACTTGAATTTATAGATAAGGATGTAAATGCGGATTACCAGAAACTCATTGCAACTGCCGAACAGTATGCTAATGATGCAGAGAAATTTAATGGCCTTATGACCGATTTCAGTGCTACAGCTCAACAGCTCAACAGTTCAATTACAGGGGTCGTAAGTGCAATTCACGAGGTAAGCGCTACTTCTAATCAGGGAGCAGAGGGTATAGCAGAAATAAACAGGCAGACGGACGCCATAGAAGAAAAGATAAATGACGTTAAGCTCAGCACTGAAAAGAACATTTACAGTGCACAAAAGCTTAAGGAATTGGTTCAGAAGTTCAAACTTTAA
- a CDS encoding LysR family transcriptional regulator gives MDINFELYKIFYYAGKYGSFSTAAEQLFISQSAVSQSIKNLEEKLGSPLFHRKTRSVKLTREGELLFKHIEQAFNFIKIAESKLSEIQNMSAGEIRIGVGDTICKYFLIPHLENYSRLYPKVKIQVINRTSSQILSTLKKGIIDVGIVTLPVTDQSISVDDFIPVQDIFVACNKFSQLKNKKVGIRDLAGYPLLMLEKDSATRRNLDSVLGRYGINPTPELELESIDLLVEFAKIGLGIAHVLKESAEESIRNKELFQVKTDIDLPERNLGIATMKDMPLSHAAAEFISIIKNKTASLT, from the coding sequence ATGGATATAAATTTCGAACTATACAAAATCTTTTATTATGCAGGCAAATACGGCAGTTTTTCTACCGCAGCAGAGCAGCTTTTCATATCACAATCTGCTGTCAGCCAATCAATAAAGAATCTGGAAGAGAAATTGGGAAGCCCGCTTTTTCACCGTAAGACACGCAGTGTGAAATTGACACGGGAAGGCGAGCTTCTTTTCAAGCATATCGAACAAGCCTTCAATTTTATAAAGATTGCTGAATCCAAACTATCAGAAATACAAAACATGAGTGCCGGGGAAATCAGAATCGGCGTCGGAGATACAATATGCAAGTACTTTCTGATACCTCATCTTGAAAATTACAGCAGGCTGTACCCCAAAGTAAAGATTCAGGTAATTAACAGAACATCTTCCCAAATACTCAGCACGCTTAAAAAAGGAATAATTGATGTTGGTATAGTTACTCTCCCCGTCACAGATCAAAGCATATCAGTAGATGATTTCATTCCGGTACAGGATATTTTTGTTGCCTGCAACAAATTTTCACAACTTAAAAATAAAAAAGTAGGCATACGGGATTTAGCCGGTTATCCTCTTCTGATGCTTGAAAAAGATAGTGCAACCCGCCGCAATCTTGATTCCGTTCTAGGCAGATATGGAATAAACCCGACACCCGAGCTCGAACTGGAAAGTATTGATTTGCTTGTTGAATTTGCAAAAATCGGATTGGGTATAGCTCATGTGCTAAAAGAAAGTGCTGAAGAATCCATAAGGAATAAAGAATTGTTTCAAGTTAAAACTGATATAGACCTGCCTGAAAGAAATCTTGGAATTGCAACTATGAAGGACATGCCTCTTTCCCACGCTGCAGCAGAATTCATCAGCATAATAAAAAACAAAACAGCCTCCTTGACTTAG